From the genome of Kluyveromyces lactis strain NRRL Y-1140 chromosome F complete sequence:
GAAACTCCAGTTTGCTTGGCCTTTATTATTTTACTCGAATTTTGTCTATTGCTAACGGCAGTTGCAGTATTAATAACGGGGATCAGTTGTTGATTAATAGTATTAGATATCTCTGACTTTGTCGACGCCGAAACCTCACGTTCCTTCTTAACTTTCCGCGGTCCGCGTTTCCTGGGCTTACGCTCCTTATCCCTACATGTGTCACCAATCCCACGCTTCGAGCAGTTTTGGCAGGGTCTACCAAGATCACATTGTAAATGCTTCTCATGGCAAAACACACAAGCTGTCGGTATCGGTTTTCGATTCAGTTTCTCTTGAGCTGTAAGTTTCTTCGTCATTACAAAATATACCAACCATAAAATACAACTTAGTTCTTATAATAAATAGTTCCGGTCGAGGAATAATACCTTGTTGAATACCCTGGTCTCTTCCAAAATTAGAAAAGCGATCGAAAACAGCGATATCTGAAAGGCTGAATAACTCAGTATTAGAGTCTTGAGTAGCGAATGTCTCAGCCAGGTGATATGTACCGTTTCCGGTATATAAGAAGTTAATTTGGATAATTCAAACGAAGTTCTTAAATCTTGTTTgtcattttctttatatCTGGGgaaaacattcaaaaagtgttgatgatttattttgaatcaGCAAAGGGTTCAAGACGAACTGGAGTAAATCGCGACCTTTAAAAACTCTCGCTTAGTATACTAGCATTTAAAAGCTGTACTAAGGGGGTAAAAGATTGGCTTTTAGTGTCTATCAAATGTTTATGTAGTGCAAATGTTAGAAATACATGAGTTTTGAATAAAGTATATGTAGAAGTTGGCTGGAGTGAGTTTACATTTATGCAAAGTTGAATTCGTCGTTAGATTGTCTCATGGCCATCTTGGCCATACGTAGCATTTTAGACTTCGAGTCCtcttttggtttcttttgGGAAgctgcagcagcagctCCGGCTTTACCTTGCTGGAGACCCATCGATTTAGGTCTTTCTCTTAGGGCAAATGATTTGGCCAAATGACCAAGATGTAGACATTTAAGGTTGAAAAACTTCTTTTCGATGGAAAGATGGGTAGCATACGCTCTGATGTGGGACATGTACCCCTTGACAGCCAATTCCTTGAAGTGAGAATCTTCGATTACTCTCCTTTCAACGTTTAAGTGCCAAGTAGTAGCGTTGTTGTCCCAAGCTTGTGCTTCATGTTTGTCCCaatcttccttctttttatcGGTTCTTCGGACGTTGAGCCCCTCGAATGCAGGCCTCAAAACTTGCTCGTCGTATGTGAGTAATTTCCAACCTTTTGGATGGTACGGTTTGATGTAGTCCATGtatccttcttcttcaccagGTAAGAGGAATAGTAGAGATTCACCTTCGCAACCAGCACGAGCAGTACGCCCGATTCTGTGTAAATGGTCTTCTACTGCAAACGGTGGATCCATTTCTATAACAGTACTCACATGGGGTAAATCAAGACCTCTGGATGCAACATCGGTACAAAATAAGATCAGATGCTTACCCTTGGTGGCATCGTTATTCGTGGCGAAGTGTTTTAAGGTTGCGGTTCTTGTTTGTTGCGATAAGGACCCATGCAACTTGTAACATATGACGTTTGGATCGTCCGTGTCGTTGAAACATGGAAGTATGCTGTTCCCCTTTGTGAGAAGCCTTGCGGTATCTCCAACGAGACCTCTATGATTCCCATCATGCGATGAAAACACTTCGTAGTGGAAATCTACACTATCAGAACAAGATAAAAACACAATGGTTCTTGTTACGTCTGATTTTGATCCTTCTTTATAATGCTTTTGAGTTATAGTTGTCAAAGATCCCGCTAGAGTAACTAGCCTTAGCTTTGGTGGCACTATGACAATCTTTTGAAGTAATTGATCTGGTACTGTAGTAGTTTCCGTTTGTTTTTGACCACTGCTAATCAATTTGTAGTTTTGAAGCGTTACATTGCCAAGTTTTGTCACGTTACCTTTCACAGTAGCACTACACAAGACGTGTAAAATTCTCTTTGGCAACTTGGGGAATTGATGAGTATCTATATCGATACCATGAATGATATTGAggatttccttcaaagtcTCTTCAAACCCCAATTCCATCAACTTATCACCTTCATCCAAAACAACATATCTTAAACTTGGAGCCAATTGTTCTTTAATGACTTTTGTGTTCTGTAAATGATCCAATACTCTACCTGGAGTACCAATGATAAAGTTAGCACCTTTTCTCAATCTCGCCTTTTCcgatttctttctttcaccaCCAATAAGGAGACATGGCACAAGGAAATGACAACATTGAGCAAGCTCAGAAGTCACTTGATAAATTTGGTTGGCCAATTCTCTTGTTGGTGTA
Proteins encoded in this window:
- the DBP7 gene encoding putative ATP-dependent RNA helicase (similar to uniprot|P36120 Saccharomyces cerevisiae YKR024C DBP7 Putative ATP-dependent RNA helicase of the DEAD-box family involved in ribosomal biogenesis), whose product is MSFNDDDDGMLLNFTTDVSDASETVSRGKITGGKWKDRRKAKMMMEGRKPRVRGEKRPLESDGAPTFEELEASSSNSTSAQAPVEPKRSRFDNSSNVEQPARVTQPLQLNSQIVSSLFTSSRNIDTVTNSNAHDEKAEVTYSNAPLVGDTFDSFGITDTMVSHLNVKMKISKPTKIQKLVIPPFLQAQNDLFIHAQTGSGKTLAFLLPIFQSILSLGQNITRQSGCFALVVTPTRELANQIYQVTSELAQCCHFLVPCLLIGGERKKSEKARLRKGANFIIGTPGRVLDHLQNTKVIKEQLAPSLRYVVLDEGDKLMELGFEETLKEILNIIHGIDIDTHQFPKLPKRILHVLCSATVKGNVTKLGNVTLQNYKLISSGQKQTETTTVPDQLLQKIVIVPPKLRLVTLAGSLTTITQKHYKEGSKSDVTRTIVFLSCSDSVDFHYEVFSSHDGNHRGLVGDTARLLTKGNSILPCFNDTDDPNVICYKLHGSLSQQTRTATLKHFATNNDATKGKHLILFCTDVASRGLDLPHVSTVIEMDPPFAVEDHLHRIGRTARAGCEGESLLFLLPGEEEGYMDYIKPYHPKGWKLLTYDEQVLRPAFEGLNVRRTDKKKEDWDKHEAQAWDNNATTWHLNVERRVIEDSHFKELAVKGYMSHIRAYATHLSIEKKFFNLKCLHLGHLAKSFALRERPKSMGLQQGKAGAAAAASQKKPKEDSKSKMLRMAKMAMRQSNDEFNFA